Proteins encoded together in one Sulfitobacter pontiacus window:
- a CDS encoding thermonuclease family protein produces the protein MKAILHSCFAAALIAVFTQPAAAVEPRLTGEIRVIDGDTIALGETRIRLFGIDAVEGDQPCRASDGRVLNCGAWVTAQVRATYDGQRADCQRVDTDRYGRIVARCAALGQDMGQALVAAGLAFSYARYSRAYVAREAAAKRAGRGVHAYETQRPDAYRKASKAAPKPVASTGPGGCVIKGNVSSKGTRIFHVPGQHDYDRTVIRTDKGERWFCSAAQARAAGWRAAKR, from the coding sequence ATGAAAGCCATCCTTCATTCATGTTTCGCAGCGGCGCTGATCGCCGTTTTCACGCAACCCGCTGCGGCGGTCGAACCGCGTCTGACGGGCGAGATCCGGGTGATCGACGGGGATACGATCGCATTGGGTGAGACGCGGATCCGGCTTTTCGGCATCGATGCGGTCGAAGGGGATCAGCCCTGCCGTGCCTCGGATGGGCGCGTGTTGAACTGCGGCGCTTGGGTGACGGCGCAGGTGCGCGCCACATACGACGGCCAGCGGGCCGACTGCCAGCGGGTGGATACCGACCGCTATGGCCGGATTGTCGCGCGTTGTGCCGCCTTGGGGCAGGATATGGGGCAAGCCTTGGTCGCGGCGGGGCTGGCCTTTTCCTACGCGCGCTACAGCCGCGCCTATGTCGCGCGTGAAGCGGCGGCCAAACGGGCGGGACGCGGGGTACATGCCTATGAAACGCAGCGCCCCGATGCCTATCGCAAAGCCTCTAAAGCAGCGCCAAAGCCCGTCGCCTCGACAGGGCCGGGCGGCTGTGTGATCAAGGGGAATGTCAGCAGCAAGGGCACGCGGATCTTTCACGTGCCCGGACAGCACGACTATGACCGGACCGTGATCCGCACCGACAAGGGCGAACGCTGGTTCTGCAGCGCGGCGCAGGCGCGTGCCGCCGGATGGCGGGCGGCCAAGCGGTAA